Proteins found in one Actinokineospora alba genomic segment:
- a CDS encoding ROK family protein, which yields MSLVAAVDIGGTTIKAALVDGDLRVRHTLRRPTPYGADAVLDAVTKVLAELDQLADAPVAAAGVVFPGLVDETARIARFSVNLGWRDLDLADLADRTGRPTAIGHDVRAGALAEWRLGAAKGYQDVAFVPVGTGVSAAFIADGAMVVAGGYAGEIGHLVVEPDGEPCPCGGRGCLETVGSASALARRYSALTGEDVSAALEVLDRMRAGDVVAAQVWNQGVDALADTLATVVTVLAPEVVVIGGGLSGAGPALFDPLRARLGARLTFQRVPTVVAAALGDQAACLGAALLALDHLQTRSGE from the coding sequence GTGAGCTTGGTCGCCGCCGTCGACATCGGCGGCACAACCATCAAGGCGGCGCTGGTCGACGGCGACCTTCGGGTCCGCCACACCCTGCGCCGCCCGACCCCGTACGGCGCCGACGCCGTGCTCGACGCGGTCACCAAGGTGCTCGCGGAGCTGGATCAGCTGGCCGACGCCCCGGTCGCGGCGGCGGGTGTGGTGTTTCCCGGACTGGTCGACGAGACCGCGCGGATCGCCCGGTTCTCGGTGAACCTGGGCTGGCGCGACCTGGACCTCGCCGACCTCGCCGACCGCACCGGCAGGCCCACCGCCATCGGCCACGACGTGCGCGCCGGCGCCCTGGCCGAGTGGCGGCTCGGGGCCGCCAAGGGCTACCAGGACGTCGCCTTCGTCCCGGTCGGCACCGGCGTCTCCGCGGCGTTCATCGCCGACGGCGCGATGGTCGTCGCGGGCGGCTACGCCGGGGAGATCGGCCACCTGGTCGTCGAACCGGATGGCGAGCCGTGCCCCTGCGGGGGCCGCGGCTGCCTGGAGACAGTGGGGTCGGCGAGCGCGCTCGCCCGCCGCTACAGCGCCCTGACCGGCGAAGACGTGTCCGCCGCGCTGGAGGTCCTCGACCGGATGCGCGCCGGGGACGTGGTCGCCGCGCAGGTCTGGAACCAAGGTGTCGACGCCCTCGCCGACACCTTGGCCACCGTGGTGACCGTGCTCGCGCCGGAGGTCGTCGTCATCGGCGGCGGGCTTTCCGGCGCGGGCCCGGCCCTGTTCGACCCGCTGCGCGCGCGACTCGGCGCGCGGCTGACCTTCCAGCGCGTGCCCACGGTGGTCGCGGCCGCGCTCGGCGACCAGGCGGCCTGCCTCGGCGCCGCCCTGCTCGCCCTGGACCACCTGCAGACCCGGAGCGGTGAATGA
- the nagA gene encoding N-acetylglucosamine-6-phosphate deacetylase: MTTEVLSGGRILTATGWLDRGWIAVREGRVEALGDGSPPPGDTIELGGDPVVPGFVDLHVHGGGGASFQDPAQAQAARDFHLGHGTTTILASLVTAPIDELVAATAGLAPLARAGVIAGIHLEGPFLASSHCGAHDPALLIDPDPDLLETLLDAGAGTVRVVTIAPERPGAIAAIALLTARGVVAAIGHTGADLARTRTAIDAGARLATHLFNGMPAMGHRDPGPVLALLDDDRVTVELINDGVHLHPDLVAHVLRTKKSTALITDAISATGMGDGEVRLSGLDVRVESGVARLANGGSLAGSTLTMDAAVRNAVDSGIPLADAVRAASATPAAVLGLDRIGTLAPGMDADLVVLDARLGVRRVLAKGRWVR, translated from the coding sequence ATGACGACCGAAGTGCTGAGCGGCGGGCGGATCCTCACCGCCACCGGTTGGCTGGACCGCGGCTGGATCGCGGTCCGGGAGGGGCGCGTGGAAGCGCTCGGCGACGGATCGCCGCCCCCGGGCGACACCATCGAACTCGGCGGCGACCCGGTGGTGCCGGGGTTCGTCGACCTGCACGTCCACGGCGGCGGCGGCGCGTCCTTCCAGGACCCCGCCCAAGCCCAGGCCGCCCGCGACTTCCACCTCGGCCACGGCACGACCACGATCCTGGCCAGCCTGGTGACCGCACCGATCGACGAGCTGGTCGCCGCGACGGCCGGGCTGGCTCCGCTCGCGCGCGCCGGGGTGATCGCGGGTATCCACCTGGAAGGCCCGTTCCTGGCCTCCTCCCATTGCGGCGCCCACGACCCGGCGCTGCTGATCGACCCTGATCCCGACCTGCTCGAAACGCTGCTCGACGCGGGTGCGGGCACCGTCCGGGTGGTCACGATCGCCCCCGAGCGGCCCGGCGCGATCGCCGCGATCGCGCTGCTCACCGCACGCGGTGTGGTGGCGGCGATCGGACACACGGGCGCGGACCTCGCGCGGACCCGGACCGCGATCGACGCGGGCGCCCGGCTCGCCACACACCTGTTCAACGGCATGCCCGCGATGGGCCACCGCGATCCCGGTCCCGTGCTCGCCCTCCTCGACGACGACCGGGTGACCGTCGAGCTGATCAACGACGGCGTCCATCTGCACCCGGACCTGGTCGCGCATGTGCTGCGCACCAAGAAGTCCACCGCGCTGATCACGGACGCGATCTCGGCGACCGGCATGGGCGACGGCGAGGTCCGGCTCTCCGGGCTCGATGTCCGGGTCGAGTCGGGCGTGGCCCGGCTGGCCAACGGCGGTTCCCTCGCGGGCAGCACCCTGACCATGGACGCCGCCGTGCGCAACGCGGTCGACTCCGGTATCCCGCTGGCCGACGCCGTGCGCGCCGCGAGCGCCACCCCGGCGGCGGTGCTCGGGCTCGACCGAATCGGCACTCTCGCCCCCGGCATGGACGCGGACCTGGTGGTGCTCGACGCCCGACTGGGGGTGCGCCGAGTGCTGGCCAAGGGAAGGTGGGTCCGGTGA
- a CDS encoding 1-phosphofructokinase family hexose kinase, translating to MIVTVTANAALDVTYVVPALLPNGSHRVTSVSSRAGGKGINVARVLARQGIPVIATGLVGGPTGGLLDRDLAAAHVEFHPFEVAAESRRTVTVVADGDATVFNEPGETVTAAEWAGFRGHFAGLLADARLVVLSGSLPPGLGVDAYADLVGIAREHGCRTILDTSGDPLLAGIAAGADVVKPNAVELFEATGESDPVAAAQALRRAGAGAVVASLGPDGMVAVTADGCWRARPGRRISGNPTGAGDAGVAALAAGLVAGNPWPDLIREAVAWSAAAVAAPLAGDIDEGTRDELRAGVNVEELDAASRN from the coding sequence GTGATCGTCACCGTCACCGCGAACGCCGCCCTCGACGTCACCTACGTGGTGCCCGCGCTACTGCCCAACGGCAGCCACCGGGTGACGTCGGTCAGCAGCCGGGCGGGCGGCAAGGGCATCAATGTGGCCCGAGTGCTTGCCCGCCAAGGTATCCCAGTGATCGCGACCGGGCTGGTGGGCGGTCCGACCGGCGGCCTGCTGGACCGCGACCTGGCCGCCGCGCACGTCGAGTTCCACCCGTTCGAGGTCGCCGCCGAGTCTCGGCGCACCGTCACTGTCGTCGCCGACGGCGACGCCACCGTCTTCAACGAGCCGGGCGAGACGGTCACCGCCGCCGAGTGGGCCGGTTTCCGCGGTCACTTCGCCGGACTGCTCGCCGACGCCCGGCTCGTGGTGCTCTCCGGCAGCCTGCCGCCGGGGCTGGGCGTCGACGCCTACGCCGACCTGGTCGGCATCGCCCGCGAGCACGGCTGCCGCACCATCCTCGACACCAGCGGCGACCCGCTGCTGGCGGGCATCGCGGCGGGCGCGGACGTGGTGAAGCCGAACGCGGTCGAGTTGTTCGAGGCCACCGGTGAATCCGACCCGGTGGCGGCCGCGCAGGCACTGCGGCGGGCGGGCGCGGGCGCGGTGGTGGCCTCGCTCGGCCCCGACGGGATGGTCGCGGTCACCGCCGACGGCTGCTGGCGGGCCCGGCCCGGGCGGCGGATCAGCGGCAACCCGACCGGGGCCGGTGACGCGGGCGTCGCGGCGCTCGCGGCGGGCCTGGTGGCCGGAAACCCTTGGCCGGACTTGATTCGCGAGGCGGTGGCGTGGTCCGCGGCGGCGGTCGCCGCGCCCCTCGCGGGAGATATCGACGAGGGCACGCGCGACGAGCTGCGTGCCGGGGTGAACGTGGAGGAACTCGATGCCGCTAGTCGGAACTGA
- a CDS encoding class II fructose-bisphosphate aldolase — MPLVGTDQIVGPARAAGRGVGAFNVIHLEHAEALVEGASAAGAPVILQISENCVRYHGALEPIGVATLAVARAADVPVAVHLDHAESVDLVHEAVRLGFSSVMYDGSTLDYAANVARTKEVVEHCHRHGVWVEAELGEVGGKDGVHAPGVRTNPGEAVEFVEATGVDALAVAVGSSHAMLTRDASLDFALIAALREAVPVPLVLHGSSGVADPDLAEAVRSGMTKVNIATQLSKVFTEAVRAYLAEHTTTVDSRKYVAAGRAAVGKEAARLLEVLAAR, encoded by the coding sequence ATGCCGCTAGTCGGAACTGACCAGATCGTGGGGCCCGCCCGGGCGGCGGGCCGCGGGGTGGGCGCGTTCAACGTGATCCACCTGGAGCACGCCGAGGCGCTGGTCGAAGGCGCGTCCGCGGCGGGTGCGCCGGTGATTCTGCAGATCAGCGAGAACTGCGTGCGCTACCACGGCGCGCTGGAGCCGATCGGCGTCGCGACCCTCGCGGTGGCGCGGGCGGCGGACGTGCCGGTGGCCGTGCACCTCGACCACGCGGAGTCGGTGGACCTGGTCCACGAGGCGGTCCGGCTGGGCTTCTCGTCGGTCATGTACGACGGCTCCACTTTGGACTACGCGGCGAATGTGGCCCGCACCAAGGAGGTCGTCGAGCACTGCCACCGCCACGGGGTGTGGGTGGAGGCCGAACTGGGCGAGGTGGGCGGCAAGGACGGGGTACACGCGCCTGGGGTGCGGACGAATCCGGGCGAGGCGGTGGAGTTCGTCGAGGCGACCGGGGTCGACGCGCTGGCGGTCGCCGTCGGGTCGTCGCACGCGATGCTGACCAGGGACGCGTCTTTGGACTTCGCTCTGATCGCGGCCCTGCGGGAGGCGGTGCCGGTGCCGCTGGTGCTGCACGGTTCGTCCGGTGTCGCCGACCCGGATCTCGCCGAGGCCGTGCGCTCGGGGATGACGAAGGTCAACATCGCTACCCAGCTGAGCAAGGTCTTCACCGAGGCCGTGCGCGCCTACCTGGCCGAGCACACGACCACTGTGGACAGTCGGAAGTATGTCGCCGCGGGCCGTGCCGCGGTGGGCAAGGAAGCGGCGCGGCTGCTTGAGGTTCTCGCAGCACGCTGA
- a CDS encoding ABC transporter ATP-binding protein, with the protein MAGVSYRGVTRRYPGVERPALAELDLKIEQGELLVLVGPSGCGKSTTLRMLAGLEPVDDGEIWIGDRDVTSLPPKDRDIAMVFQSYALYPHMTVAENIGFHLRISKVEKVERERRVLEAAKLLDLEKYLDRKPAKLSGGQRQRVAMGRAIVRRPQVFLMDEPLSNLDAKLRVQTRTQIATLQRRLDVTTLYVTHDQVEAMTMGDRVAVLKDGELQQCDTPIALFSRPANLFVAGFIGSPAMNLLSATVDNGDAVFGGQRVPLSRAQLRDLTSPEVVVGVRPENWRVGAQGSRGMAVTIEVVEELGSDGFLYCRPDGAPDHEPIAVRTEGMSRAMRGERITLVPDVERLHVFDAASGLRLDGE; encoded by the coding sequence ATGGCCGGTGTTTCGTACCGCGGTGTCACGCGCCGCTATCCCGGCGTGGAGCGTCCCGCCCTCGCGGAACTCGACCTGAAGATCGAACAAGGGGAGCTGCTCGTCCTGGTCGGTCCGTCGGGCTGTGGCAAGTCGACCACCCTGCGGATGCTCGCCGGGCTGGAGCCGGTGGACGACGGCGAGATCTGGATCGGCGACCGCGACGTCACCTCGCTGCCGCCGAAGGACCGCGACATCGCCATGGTGTTCCAGAGCTACGCGCTCTACCCGCACATGACCGTGGCCGAGAACATCGGCTTCCACCTGCGCATCAGCAAGGTGGAGAAGGTCGAGCGGGAGCGCCGCGTGCTGGAGGCGGCCAAGCTGCTCGACCTGGAGAAGTACCTGGACCGCAAGCCCGCCAAGCTCTCCGGCGGTCAGCGCCAGCGGGTCGCGATGGGCCGCGCGATCGTGCGCAGGCCGCAGGTCTTCCTGATGGACGAGCCGCTGTCGAACCTCGACGCCAAGCTGCGCGTGCAGACCCGCACCCAGATCGCCACCCTGCAGCGGCGGCTCGACGTCACCACCCTCTATGTCACCCACGACCAGGTCGAGGCGATGACGATGGGCGACCGGGTCGCGGTGCTCAAGGACGGGGAGCTGCAGCAGTGCGACACCCCGATCGCCCTGTTCTCCCGGCCCGCCAACCTGTTCGTCGCCGGGTTCATCGGCTCGCCCGCGATGAACCTGCTCTCGGCCACAGTGGACAACGGCGACGCGGTGTTCGGCGGGCAGCGGGTGCCGCTGTCCCGTGCCCAGCTCCGCGACCTGACCAGCCCCGAGGTGGTCGTCGGCGTGCGTCCGGAGAACTGGCGCGTCGGCGCCCAGGGTTCGCGGGGGATGGCGGTGACCATCGAGGTCGTGGAGGAGCTCGGCAGCGACGGATTCCTTTACTGCCGCCCGGATGGCGCCCCCGACCACGAGCCGATCGCGGTGCGGACCGAAGGCATGTCCCGCGCGATGCGCGGAGAACGCATCACTCTCGTCCCCGACGTCGAGCGCCTACACGTGTTCGACGCCGCGTCCGGGTTGCGGCTCGACGGAGAGTGA
- a CDS encoding SIS domain-containing protein — MSFITSEIASQPECWSRAVDLAADLARVLPQSGERVAVVGCGTSRFIAESYAALREQRGHGRTDAFAASEFPEARTYDTVIALTRSGATSEVVDLLRALPPRTRTVAVTADPDSPVSRFADDVIPLAFADERALVQTRFATTTLALLRAGLGEDLGPAITDLSEAITLPLPPDVVHAAQFTFLGRGWTVGLAHEAALKLREESAAWSESYPAMEYRHGPISVTELGRVVWMIGELPAGLGDEITAAGGTLVTSNLDPMADLVLTQRLASAIAEVHGLDPDHPRNLTRSVILPQPV; from the coding sequence ATGTCCTTCATCACCAGCGAGATCGCCAGCCAGCCCGAGTGCTGGAGCCGAGCGGTCGACTTGGCCGCCGATCTGGCGCGCGTGCTGCCGCAGTCCGGTGAGCGCGTCGCCGTGGTCGGCTGCGGCACCTCGCGGTTCATCGCGGAGTCCTACGCGGCTCTGCGCGAACAGCGCGGACACGGCCGGACCGACGCCTTCGCGGCGTCGGAGTTCCCGGAGGCCCGCACGTACGACACGGTCATCGCGCTGACCCGCTCGGGCGCGACCAGCGAGGTCGTCGACCTGCTGCGCGCTCTGCCACCCCGCACCCGGACGGTCGCGGTCACCGCGGATCCGGATTCGCCGGTGTCCCGCTTCGCCGACGACGTCATCCCGCTCGCCTTCGCCGACGAGCGCGCGCTGGTGCAGACCCGGTTCGCCACCACGACCCTGGCGCTGCTGCGGGCCGGGCTCGGCGAGGACCTCGGACCGGCCATCACGGACCTGAGCGAGGCGATCACGCTGCCGCTCCCGCCGGACGTCGTCCACGCCGCCCAGTTCACCTTCCTCGGTCGCGGCTGGACTGTCGGGCTCGCGCACGAGGCCGCGCTGAAGCTGCGCGAGGAGTCCGCGGCCTGGAGTGAGTCCTACCCGGCGATGGAGTACCGGCACGGCCCGATCAGCGTGACCGAACTCGGCCGCGTGGTCTGGATGATCGGCGAGCTTCCCGCCGGACTCGGCGACGAGATCACCGCCGCGGGCGGCACCCTGGTCACCTCGAACCTCGACCCGATGGCCGACCTGGTCCTCACCCAGCGGCTGGCCTCGGCGATCGCGGAGGTCCACGGGCTCGACCCGGACCACCCCCGCAACCTGACCAGGTCGGTCATCCTCCCGCAGCCCGTCTGA
- a CDS encoding glycoside hydrolase family 35 protein has translation MSDSPRFVVGSKDFLFDGEPIRLLSGALHYFRVHPDQWADRLAAARAMGLNTVETYLPWNLHEPEPGRHDFSGGLDVERFVALAEEAGLFVLLRPGPYICAEWELGGLPWWLLRDPDMRLRSSYQPFLDAVDAWFDVLIPKLLPMLTTRGGPALMVQVENEFGSYGADPDYLTHLRDVLLRRGVDVPLFTSDGPEEHMLTNGLVDGVLGTVNFGSRAEEAFKAFRGHRPDGPLMCMEFWCGWFDHWGERHHERDPLDAGATLDDILAAGASVNFYMWHGGTNFGYLNGANHGAGFEPTITSYDYDAPLSEWGAPTPKFEAFREVIAKHLGEPLTEDPPAVRLAGFGDVRLTESAAVLRNLVSVGRFDQPPTVEEAGIGHGFAVYRASLPAGATTLRLPVVHDRAQVLVDGVEVGVLERDGEGDTVALPPGGALVEILLENQGRVNYGPHLHDRKGLLGGVLVDGVALTGWEVLRLTEVGKIHFGQQTGGPVYRRGVLRVDEPADTFVDLPGFTKGVVWVNGFNLGRYWDRGPQTRLYVPKPVLVEGANEVVVLDLHPGDSDTVRFMAEPALGEPDVFRGSLG, from the coding sequence ATGAGCGACTCCCCCCGGTTCGTTGTCGGCAGCAAGGACTTCCTGTTCGACGGCGAACCGATCCGACTGCTCTCCGGCGCCCTGCACTACTTCCGCGTGCACCCGGACCAGTGGGCCGACCGCCTCGCCGCCGCGCGGGCGATGGGGCTGAACACGGTGGAGACCTACCTGCCGTGGAACCTGCACGAGCCCGAGCCGGGCAGGCACGACTTCAGCGGCGGCCTCGACGTCGAGCGGTTCGTCGCCCTGGCCGAGGAAGCCGGGCTGTTCGTGCTGCTGCGGCCCGGCCCGTACATCTGCGCGGAGTGGGAACTCGGCGGTCTGCCCTGGTGGCTGCTGCGGGACCCGGACATGCGACTGCGCAGCTCCTACCAGCCGTTCCTCGACGCGGTCGACGCCTGGTTCGACGTGCTGATCCCCAAGCTGCTGCCGATGCTGACCACCCGCGGCGGGCCCGCGCTGATGGTGCAGGTGGAGAACGAGTTCGGCTCCTACGGCGCGGACCCCGACTACCTGACGCACCTTCGGGACGTCCTACTGCGCCGCGGTGTCGACGTGCCGCTGTTCACCTCGGACGGCCCGGAGGAGCACATGCTCACCAACGGCCTCGTCGACGGCGTGCTCGGCACCGTGAACTTCGGCTCGCGCGCGGAGGAGGCGTTCAAGGCGTTCCGCGGGCACCGACCCGACGGCCCGCTGATGTGCATGGAGTTCTGGTGCGGCTGGTTCGACCACTGGGGCGAGCGCCACCACGAGCGCGACCCGCTGGACGCGGGGGCGACCCTGGACGACATCCTGGCCGCGGGCGCGTCGGTGAACTTCTACATGTGGCACGGCGGCACCAACTTCGGCTACCTCAACGGCGCCAACCACGGTGCCGGGTTCGAGCCGACCATCACCTCCTACGACTACGACGCGCCGCTGAGCGAGTGGGGCGCGCCGACACCGAAGTTCGAGGCGTTCCGCGAGGTGATCGCCAAGCATCTGGGAGAACCCCTCACCGAGGACCCGCCCGCCGTGCGCCTGGCCGGATTCGGCGACGTGCGGCTCACCGAGAGCGCCGCCGTTCTGCGCAACCTGGTGTCGGTGGGCCGGTTCGACCAGCCGCCCACCGTCGAGGAAGCCGGGATCGGACACGGGTTCGCCGTCTACCGCGCGAGCCTTCCCGCTGGAGCGACGACCTTGCGGCTCCCCGTCGTGCACGACCGCGCGCAGGTGCTTGTGGACGGCGTGGAGGTCGGGGTGCTGGAGCGCGACGGCGAGGGCGACACGGTGGCACTGCCGCCGGGGGGCGCGCTGGTGGAGATCCTGCTGGAGAACCAGGGCCGGGTGAACTACGGCCCGCACCTGCACGACCGCAAGGGCCTGCTCGGCGGCGTGCTGGTCGACGGCGTCGCGCTGACCGGCTGGGAAGTCCTGCGCCTGACCGAGGTCGGCAAGATCCACTTTGGACAGCAGACCGGTGGGCCCGTGTACCGGCGCGGCGTGCTGCGGGTGGACGAGCCCGCGGACACCTTCGTCGACCTGCCCGGGTTCACCAAGGGCGTGGTGTGGGTCAACGGCTTCAACCTGGGCCGCTACTGGGACCGCGGCCCGCAGACCCGGCTCTACGTGCCGAAGCCGGTACTGGTCGAAGGAGCCAATGAGGTCGTGGTGCTGGACCTTCATCCCGGAGACAGCGACACTGTCCGCTTCATGGCCGAACCCGCGCTGGGCGAACCGGACGTCTTCCGGGGCTCACTGGGCTGA